In Aricia agestis chromosome 13, ilAriAges1.1, whole genome shotgun sequence, the genomic window ATTGATATCAGTATGAGTAAGACGTAtctgttataatttttttaagtatcagCTAGCTGTCGCATTTTCGCCCTCCCATCAATATCATAAGTGTCGATTTGCATGTTGTAGCCGAAATAGGTCTTTTAAAATCTAACAGGTAGCCGTGTTGAAGTTATTTTGGGAGACAGGTAACTCCCATCCACGCCTCCATGTTAATACTATCCAAATTCCTAGCGTAATAAGATTCTTACAGTAGGTCTGTATAAACATTAGAAACGGGAGagaatggacatactgacagattttagtgacaaaatggcggattttctGTGTCAACCTGtgactttgtctattcttccgtagaaagaaaccgtttctccGGTGACTTTGCTAAGCCTGCTGACCAACACAATGCAGGATGCAGTTCCGTCGTCGTTCATCTAGTTGTAGACGCTCACCGGATCGTTGTTGAGTATGAGGCTGGTCAAAATGGGCGTGAGGATGCTGCCGATGTTGGAGACGAAGTTGGTGAGGGATAACATCACGCCCGCGTAGTTCGGAGACATGTCCAGGTACACCATCTATGGacgaaacaaaacttaaaatttttggaacgaagttccttattgcgcgttgcgaaagggggctagacggaaaaagttgtaacgatatatatatatacatatatatatatatatatatatatatatatatatatatatatatatatatatatatatatatatatatatatatatatatatatatatatatatatatataattttttttatgttttttataacttcgttccatctgggtgtcccttgacacctctcaatttTTTGTTTGGAATCCACCATACGGCATAGTCTTTTAGAAAGAAGAAAACTTCGAATCCTCAGTAGTGTTGAGTGTGTGCTATTACATCAAATAGTATTGAAGTTGTGGGTTTTTTATGTATTACTTTCTCAGGTTATAATAGGCCTAGGGAAAGTGTTCGCTTTTATTTCCAGCCTCCGGAAACtcctcaaccgattttgatgataataTTGGGAAAAATTAAGACGGcctattacattattatttattaggttaggttatgcaGTTTCTGTGTTTCGGTCTTAGCACTACCAAGTATAAAGTAAGAGAAATTTCTTCGGTGCCCAGGGTGCTGGCTTGTGGCGTTTTTTGTTTGCCTTCTGTACCCTTTTTATGCGCCCCGGGCGTTCGCCCAGCGTCGCActccccctaacgccgctactggaaCAAACCATGAAGCCAGAGGTGTAGAAGCCGTTGAAGGTTAGCGCTGCGACGAGCGTCAACACCGCCCACTCGCGCTGCGCCGGCCCGATGAACGACAGCGCCACCAGCCCCAGCGCCATGCCGATGTAGCCTGaaatattcattatattataaactttattcTGAATACATTCCACAGAATTATACTGTACAAGCCCAGCAAGCTACATtagaataaatatattatataaactaaattagaataatattttaaaaagacaaAACTGCCACTTCCAAATTGTGCAACACAacttagtacaacaaaaaaagaatgaCTTATATCGGGTTTGTAGTTCCGGAAATATGCGaagacaaacataaaaacatacatatacctacatgcatacatacataaagcagatttacatacatacatacacttttgaaaggcactctgatatagactaacatacgaAAACTGACTAGTTCTGGAAATACTAAACACGTATTACGGGTCGAAACGCGAATtaataaccttatttttttgtcttattttattaaattttaaatataaatataaagtattaaataaattatttaatacttacataaaaattttattgtcatacaattattttataaagttttgcGTGCGTCAGTCCCTCAAAGAACATTGCACGACCTACGCTATGGGTGCAATCAAcattgtaaacaaaaaaatcgGAACATTAGtgttaacataaaaataagcGCACCAAAATCTATTATTTTGGTAATAGTTCTAAGAAACAGGCATACGTTTATAAAAtaatcatacgtgggagagccatgctttggcacgaatgggccggctcgaccggagaaataccacgttctcacagaaaaccggcgtgaaacagcgcttgcgctgtgtttcgccgagtgagtgagtttaccggaggcccaatcccctacgctattccctttcctaccctcccctattcccttcccttcccattcctaccctcccctattaccctattccctcttcaatggccggcaacgcacctgcagctcttctgatgctgcgagtgtccatgggcgacggaagttgctttccatcaggtgacccgtttgctcgtttgcccccttatttcataaaaaaaaatggcttAATTACTGCTTCACCTTATAACTCGCATACTTTTAATTTGAACAGCAAATTACCGTgattaatttaataagtaaattACACATCATAATTATTCAACGTAACGCAAAAAAAAGGAAAGTTTACTAACGAATCTACTGACCAGATACACCACCGATAGCACCTCTATGTCCACGACATAAGGCTCACTTACTACAAACTCCGAGGCAAAATAACTTCGAAAGTTCTATTACAaccttattataaaatatcttatatgtataaaatctattttttattataattcccGGCACGCAAATGCGGCCTGAATAATTGACACAGCTTTTACAAAACACAACACACGCGTGGGGTTTCATGCTATTTACagattacaataaatatttacaattaaatgCAATGTGACCTGAATTTTAATGTATAAAAGTACGTAATGGTATTATTCTCAGTAAAGTACGTTTTTGCTAACGTTTTGCAAAAAACAAATGTGACGAAAACTAAAGTAGACTAACTAGATAATATGGTCATAAACCTAGCACGCGCCAGCGATTGGCTCTCTCTCATTCTTACGAATGTTTGACGAATCTTGACATGAGTTTAAGGGGGCGattaaccctaaagtgtcgattttataatttatttttatacttgaaaataagccccgaattgtttcattttctaaaattagatactacattatatttccgagaattcgatctgagcaaaaacacgatatcttaaaattttctcgatagaaaaaaatcacaaagatgcatctaatttttacgaattttttatttattgccttAACCGTGCATTggactaagttaatattttaacacattgtataaaactcTATCATTAAGAGATCgatctagcggatttttaaaatgttgtatatttattgagttattgagaaaaaactaatttggcgataaatccgcgtcgtcctttttcacctggcatatgaaagtgtgaagagaggaggacgatgtttgattttttgggttagtcgccctcttaatagcCGAAACAAGTTCGGTGTCCGCCATGCTTGGATGTACGTAATACACTGACGTATTCACAAGCGTGTAAACGACATTTAAATGCCAAGCTAGATTTGTGGATGCTTGTGTCAAACCTTAGCAAGCATGGAAATACAGCATAACATTTTTGGCCATCCTAAAAAAGTACACAATGCCTTAGTGGCGTTGTGTCCGGCcgtagacggaccgcaagttgcagtcgggactTGGGACGgactgctctagagcggtcgcgttgaaaTTTGCACCGACCGCTTAAGAACTGCTCAAGCGGTCCATGTATTGCgaatatgaatttagtatgaaaattgaaaactgtagatcgccgtgcggcgaccgcattttgcagttggtttcgactgcaagatgcggtccgtctatgtgTGTCTATGGGCCTTAGGGCCCTTTTCCTGTTATGAATGTCATTTCCTGCACGCGAATCTGGGTCCTGAATCCTGATTCACAACGCCCAATTTGATTCtgattcggaaacttcatcgcGCGACATCGAATTAACGCTCGTCGCGCTAGGTATTGATcaatgaccgcacggtaaagtttccgaatccgtgtcGAACGGGAATCGTGAATCGCCCTGCTAATCTGCATGAAAGTAATTGCTCCCATCCTGTCATTTTTAACCGgattccaaaaaggaggaggctcTATGtccggctgtggatatttttttatgtatattgtaaagATTACTtcaccgtttgtgaaccgattttcaaattatttgtttttttttgtagttttttgtATAGGGTATGATCGTggtttggtaccatattcataaaagtggtgatgaCCATTACCTGATGATGACCATTAGTAGTCGAGGGAACTGCTCAAAATTTAATTGGAAACATAATaagacggacgttgttcgtaaaGTCAACATCCTGAGGTTGCTCcagtgttggggcgaaacgcacgtcgaggttttcaacttgCATTGTGGTCAGAGGCCTTGAACGAATTtgctaacattattgcttggtggtggtgtttgcaggttcttgcattggagtgtacgcataggcagtgtgggagaggagggaggtgctgtacgcatgcctatgcgtacactcactcatttacttacagttgaggtttatttcgcggaatattgccaaaaatattaacatacttTTAAACATAATGTGCCGATTTTGGCCTGACCGCATGCGGACCCACCTATAGAGTTGAAGATCTTCCTGGACAGGGAGAGGGAGAGGTACCCGCGGTTCAGGAGCAGCTCGCTGACGTTGGACGAGACCAGCCCCCCCGTCATCATGCCGATGTACGGCAGAGCTGACAGGAACGCGCtctgtaacataataatttttggtagcttaatagataatattatataccatcgaggaaattgattcctgggcattgtgatctgtcggccgggtttgacgtaacgcgaccaaactacgtaggtcccccatctgcctaggaatcaacttatctgatagtacaatgtTACAACGAAGCTAAGTGATAGGTTTAGGATAGGTGTGtcccttatacagtgtgtaacaaaaataagtgataatactttagggtgtgtacgtgttccttgtagaaagttcactgtgaaagtagcagcgctgaaagacgaaatttttttttgacttttgtaggggcaagggcccgagcgtcacgagtttccccatacaaaaatgaaaaaaaaatttggtctttcagcgctgctactttcacagtgaactctctacaaggaatacgtacacaccctaaagtattatcacttatttttgttacaccttgtatttatgagcttactgtgaaagtggcattGCTGAAAGAGAAgaatatttttgtgatttgtatgggcaagcgcctcagCGTCATGAAATTTTCCATcctaaggtgaaaaaaaattactctccccgcgctgctactttcacagcaaactctaTATGGGGGACcaatacacacccttaagtattattacttagttttgttacatcctgtaatgtatagtaaaaaaattgaaatcattaGAGGTTTCCCGTTTCGCACATTCACTGCTTACGTAAAGATATctgacatatttttttcttgctGTTGGGGCCGTTGTCCTAAGTACACAGACGGATATTAAAACGTAGTGGTACGTTTACGACGGAAAAGATATCTTTATAGTGTGATATTGCGTCTATAATATTTCCTTTGCTAAGAAACTCCTAACATTGTCGATGatctatatttatttttcttgctTATTAACGCGTAAATTGCACGAGCTGTGAATCATGTAGTCTTTTTTTTGTAACTCACAGGACAACAAcatttaacaaatatttatattttaaaatatgcaaacagtattaatattaagaatattatatCAGCTGTAAATGcacattatgataatattttctgtCTAAGCGAGTTTCCATCCACAATAGTCTTAATTAAAGTCATCAATTAATTCTATCCTTACATTTTTGAGCGAGATCTGCAGCCCCCGCTCGAGGTAGGTGGGCATGTCGACGAAGAACAGGATGTAGCTGCAGGAGCCGCCGATGTGGGTCACCACGACCGCCCACAAGGACCGCGTGCTCAGGATGCGACGCCAGGGGATGTGAGCCGACTGGATAATAAACGTAATCACACAATACTTTGAGACACAGAAAAGAAACAAAGAGATACAGAAAATCCTATTTTTGGCACTTCAAAAGAGATATTATGACCTGATGTGACTTGACATGAGATCTGAGTGTTAATGGTATTCCTAGTATTTTCTAAAATCTAAGTATAGTGAGCTGATGTCACGGGGGGAgagtgaaataataaaaaaagactaCACTTTATAAATAATGGACCTTCCgacctaaatagtaaataaaacgCCAAATCGAAACACAAACATTAATTATGGAAAATGGAAATgtaataatttgaaaacttcTGCAGATTGTATGAAATTAGTTATCAAAATACCTCTGCTGCGGGATGAAAATGTAAATTGGAGTTTATGAATGAAGATTGGAAATGCAATGTAAGACCGCAGCCGGAGCCGGCGGCGGAATGTACTGAGTCTGGACTTCTGGAGCTGTTCGGAATTAATTCCTCATGCGGCTAATTTATTTTGCTTCGGGGAAGTTTTTATTTGGGTCACTACAGGTGCTGAAGATGTTGTGAACAAAATGTCAACTACTTACACCGATACCGGCAATCTAAAATATGGGGAACATGAGAAAAAAGGTTTTGGTAGTTTTGTACAGCTTGTAGAATATGCTGTGAGAGTTGTGACACACTTatactattttgttaaaattacgCTAGGAGACAAGTCTAGTACGGATAATCAGTTAAAATTTAAGAGGCTCTTGGTGCATACTAGACAATTACTGTGCAATCCTGGTGCCAATCATGGTTATGCATCATTTAACCTACCATGAAGAAGAGCCTTTATGTTTCAAAACTGACTGAGAATTCTCTGACTGCTAGCTGGTGAGAGCACATCTatgtacaaggtgtaacaaaactaagtgataatactttagggtgtgtatgtgtccctcacataaagtttactgtgaaaatagcagcattgaaggagcaaatttttttttgtgatttgtatcaGCAAGCGCCTGAGCGTCATGACTTTCtgcatacaaaggtgaaaaaaatcacTCTTTCagtactgctactttcacagtgaacggtacccatacacaccctaaagttttgttacatcctgtagatGGATCATACGTATTACGTACCCCTTTCTCTGAAATGTGAAGATCCCGCTCGATATAGCTCCTCTCCTCCTCCGTCATGAGGCGGTGCTCCCTCGGCGAGCTGGCGGCGAAGCAGTACCACAGCGCCGCCACGCCGCCGGTGATGGCCGACACCGCGTAGAAGATGGACCGCCAGCCCAGAGCCGTCTCCGCCAGCAGACCAGACACCGGCATCGCGATTATCACGCCGAGGTGGCCGCCTGGAGAGGAATGGAATGAAAGGCACGGtcaatctggcatcagttcCGTCCATCAATCTGTGATTGACGCTAGACTGATTACCGaaaagtaccatcgaagaacCTATACACctccttgactgtcctgctctactacagagctgCAGGagcaggcaccttggtcgctacgaatactcatccgtGGAGGAggttcgtggcaccaaccccaaccacatcgttcaatttatgagcagcattgggttggggacggttctctagtgcgaaggagtcacaatagatccttatgggtcgcagtgacattaGGGCTACAACGAcagccttctttaaaaaaaaccatcgaggaaatcgattcctatgcagttgacggacctacgtcattcggttggcttatgtcaattcaaggTTAGCTGTGACCTGCAGACTGCAGTCGCATGGGTtgatataacgcgaccaaattacttgggtccgccatctgcctaggaatcaatttctctggtagcatataataaaaaaaatatcagtccatcaatccgtgGGTTAGACGTTCAGTTTCCCGGCAATCTTTACCAGATTGATAGTCTGAACTGATGAGAAACTGAGCGTGTAACCTATGTTATTGGGCAATAGGCAATGCCAGGTGCGTTTGACATTTTAAGTGAGTTTCAAAAAGTAACAGTTGTTCAGCTGCATTTCGGCTGTTtggatttttaacccccgacaaaaaagaggggtgttataagtttgacgtgtctgtctgtctgtctgtctgtctgtctgtctgtctgtttgtccgtggcatcgtagcatccaaacgggtggaccgattttgatctagttttttttgtttgaaagctgacatgatcgagagtgtttttagttataattcatcattatcagcctgctcagtgctggacaattagggtttatctggttcatgaaaggtcgttagcaacttgtagtcgtttgatgggttttacatttcattctagttcgtgacatttgtgaatatacaatatacgtatacacataataatggaaagttgacctggtgctgcagcatcgcctggtaatcaataggatatccaactcctcgccaactaagaggagaggtttcgtgtttgggcgcattttaattgcgacaaccagtaagaagtagataaagtataaacagtaaatatttacatgctgctgctgcagcatcacctggattctataggaatcgagcttcgtatgaacccaaagtaaaggtttcatgtttgggctcatattaacggcctcatcgaaaaggacattgatagatggtaatcatgagaatatgattctgttgataggaattattccgcactataaccaacacaagtttaaaaagtatgaaataaaattaaattaagaaattaaaaaaaaaccccgccaaaacaactttaaaaagtaatgaaataatatttactgcatttaagttcaaataattcctgacttgtgtaaagtaatattttagtccataattattgttgtcaaggtgtgtcgggggaccgctaaagtagatgtttaatttcacataacaagtttaaggatcaattcacagcaaTCTGAATCgggataggtaatcagcgagttggcggttgtaggttgtagtttacttggcggtcccccgacacaccgtggcaacaattatggactaaaatattactttacacaagttaggaattatttgaactgaaaggcagtaaatattatttcattactttttaaagtt contains:
- the LOC121733071 gene encoding putative inorganic phosphate cotransporter — protein: MKIQENVPEKKFGYGVRHIQVVCMCLTMLALFLARSSMAVAVLAMTDTGRNDTGVTVYEWDKQTQGYILSSFFWGYVAMQLPAGMLSKRYGGKPVMLVALLINSAICGLLPSLVAVGGWPVVCACRVVMGLTQACTFPATHTLLGGWLPAHERTSISGVIYAGGHLGVIIAMPVSGLLAETALGWRSIFYAVSAITGGVAALWYCFAASSPREHRLMTEEERSYIERDLHISEKGSAHIPWRRILSTRSLWAVVVTHIGGSCSYILFFVDMPTYLERGLQISLKNSAFLSALPYIGMMTGGLVSSNVSELLLNRGYLSLSLSRKIFNSIGYIGMALGLVALSFIGPAQREWAVLTLVAALTFNGFYTSGFMMVYLDMSPNYAGVMLSLTNFVSNIGSILTPILTSLILNNDPTNMAGWRVVFLLMAGLCVITNFAFVLFVKTHRREWDDPKYLDKRRSDPEEMKPALSATKEEEAAH